A single window of Planctomycetota bacterium DNA harbors:
- a CDS encoding chemotaxis protein CheX has protein sequence MSDTAEAPFDPRLIVPFVNSVRQVMKTMVNLETTVERPKIKSDPVSSFDVSAIVNFSGDVVGSVVLSFEQDAAVKIVEKFAGTAMDPQSADFADAIGELGNMVAGAAKKGLGYDASIGIPSVIVGQGHHVARLKDVPCLVVPCTSEAGSFAVEVSIRRADAAVRQAA, from the coding sequence ATGTCCGACACCGCCGAAGCTCCTTTCGATCCGCGTCTCATCGTCCCGTTCGTGAACAGCGTTCGGCAAGTGATGAAGACGATGGTCAACCTGGAGACGACGGTCGAGCGGCCCAAGATCAAGAGCGATCCCGTGTCGTCGTTCGACGTCTCAGCGATCGTGAACTTCAGCGGCGATGTCGTCGGCAGCGTCGTGCTCAGCTTCGAGCAGGATGCCGCGGTGAAAATCGTCGAGAAGTTTGCCGGAACAGCCATGGATCCGCAGTCGGCGGACTTCGCCGACGCGATCGGTGAGCTCGGGAACATGGTCGCCGGTGCGGCCAAGAAAGGGCTCGGCTACGACGCGTCGATCGGCATCCCGAGCGTGATCGTCGGCCAAGGCCATCACGTGGCGCGGCTCAAGGACGTGCCCTGCCTGGTCGTGCCCTGCACGAGTGAAGCCGGCTCGTTCGCTGTCGAAGTCAGCATTCGCCGCGCTGACGCCGCTGTTCGCCAGGCCGCTTGA